One window of Pocillopora verrucosa isolate sample1 chromosome 9, ASM3666991v2, whole genome shotgun sequence genomic DNA carries:
- the LOC131784693 gene encoding uncharacterized protein — MSEPAEIAVTSILALLIIANIIGNCLVCLVIKKYRDMRTPINYLLANLAASDIVFALFIAPNHVLKKSFNHPDNTIGSVLCKVLTGGNVAWIGVASSALTLVVISVERFYTVTSPVSSNAKLTMRKVKTIIPACWSIGALFSIPIFLVTTYDKTTGKCKWNWHEQWMGAVYDTIWLVLLALIPLLVMTGLYSKVVYMLWFKRNEENELAFQQKGVLKVRKRVTLSMITVSAIFGACWITGLLAYILSHLDIFIFGSVSYVVSDTLFMFNSAINPYIYALLNERFRQKLRLLCSANRTPRVYNSKPQWNPLHFSAQEKKGPEAIDVSSIHQTSWPLVMPESADVAVTTMLALLIIADISGNCLVCLVIKKNKDMRTPFNYLLVNLAVSDIMFATFIAPNHVFEDSFTHPKGTTGLVVCLVITAGNVAWIGAASSSVTLTAIAVERYYTVTSPDGSNGKLTKKKLKAIISGCWIFSVALNMPLFLATRFDSSSSDCKWIWPEKWIGAAYDSVWLVLLAIIPLTVMTGLYSKVVYMLWFKRNEENEVAHQQKGVLKVRKRVTLSVITVSAIFGACWITGLLIYILSYLDILLFGSISYVLSDTLFMINSAINPFVYALLNERFRHKIKILCRTRRISRVHTSSKHGIGPQNNTSPVTDTVNVQ, encoded by the exons ATGTCCGAACCAGCTGAAATTGCCGTAACATCGATACTGGCCCTACTCATCATTGCGAACATCATTGGTAACTGTCTAGTTTGTCTCGTCATAAAGAAATATAGAGATATGAG GACTCCCATCAACTACCTACTGGCCAACCTTGCGGCCTCTGACATCGTGTTTGCGCTTTTCATAGCACCaaatcatgttttgaaaaaatcgTTCAATCATCCAGACAACACCATTGGATCAGTCTTGTGTAAGGTTCTCACTGGCGGTAATGTGGCATGGATTGGAGTAGCATCGTCTGCTTTGACCCTCGTTGTCATATCAGTTGAACGCTTCTATACTGTCACGAGTCCTGTTAGTAGCAATGCAAAACTAACCATGCGGAAAGTAAAG ACGATTATTCCCGCTTGTTGGAGCATTGGAGCACTTTTCAGTATACCAATCTTCCTGGTTACGACTTATGATAAAACAACTGGCAAATGTAAGTGGAATTGGCACGAGCAATGGATGGGTGCAGTGTACGACACCATCTGGCTGGTACTGTTGGCTCTAATTCCTCTGTTAGTGATGACTGGTTTATATTCAAAAGTTGTTTACATGTTGTGGTTCAAACGAAACGAAGAAAATGAACTCGCCTTTCAACAGAAG GGAGTCCTTAAGGTGAGGAAGCGTGTAACATTGAGTATGATCACTGTCAGCGCCATATTTGGAGCTTGTTGGATCACAGGACTGCTGGCTTACATCTTAAGCCACCTTGACATCTTCATATTTGGCTCAGTCTCATACGTCGTTTCTGACACTTTGTTCATGTTCAACTCTGCTATCAACCCTTACATTTATGCACTGCTGAATGAGCGTTTCAGGCAAAAGCTCAGGTTATTGTGCTCTGCTAACCGCACTCCTAGGGTATATAATTCAA AGCCTCAATGGAATCCTTTACATTTCTCTGctcaggaaaaaaaaggccCAGAAGCCATTGACGTTTCCTCGATACATCAAACGAGTTGG CCTCTTGTCATGCCTGAGTCAGCCGACGTTGCGGTGACAACCATGTTAGCCCTACTAATAATAGCGGACATCAGTGGAAACTGTCTGGTTTGTTTggttataaagaaaaataaagatatgAG GACTCCCTTCAATTACCTACTTGTGAACTTAGCTGTATCAGACATTATGTTTGCCACCTTCATAGCACCAAATCATGTCTTTGAGGACAGCTTCACTCATCCAAAAGGAACTACGGGCTTGGTTGTGTGCCTGGTAATAACAGCTGGAAACGTGGCTTGGATCGGTGCAGCTTCATCGTCCGTGACTCTTACTGCCATCGCAGTTGAACGCTACTATACTGTTACTAGTCCTGATGGTAGTAATGGAAAACTCACCAAAAAAAAGCTTAAG GCGATTATTTCTGGGTGTTGGATCTTCTCAGTGGCTTTAAACATGCCACTTTTTCTAGCAACAAGATTTGATTCATCAAGCAGTGACTGCAAGTGGATTTGGCCTGAAAAGTGGATCGGTGCAGCATACGACTCTGTATGGCTTGTACTATTGGCTATAATTCCTCTGACAGTGATGACTGGTTTATATTCAAAGGTCGTTTACATGTTGTGGTTCAAACGTAATGAGGAAAATGAAGTCGCTCATCAACAGAAG GGAGTCCTGAAGGTCAGGAAGCGAGTAACGTTAAGTGTAATCACTGTCAGTGCCATATTTGGAGCTTGTTGGATCACAGGATTGCTGATTTACATCCTTAGCTACCTTGACATCCTCTTGTTTGGTTCAATCTCATACGTTCTTTCTGACACTTTGTTTATGATCAACTCTGCCATCAACCCTTTTGTTTATGCTCTGCTGAATGAGCGTTTCAGGCATAAGATCAAAATTTTATGCCGTACTCGCCGAATTTCTAGGGTACATACCTCAAGCAAGCATGGAATAGGGCCTCAAAACAACACCTCTCCCGTAACTGACACTGTAAATGTTCAATGA
- the LOC131784690 gene encoding QRFP-like peptide receptor: MSDVAVTIILTLLIIADIIGNCLVCFVIKTNQDMRTPINYLLVNLAISDITFAVFVAPNHILKKLFIHPDGAIGSNMCKFLTSGNMAWVGAASSSVTLVVIAVERYYTVMCPIGNTRKLNKRTVKIIICGCWIFALALNSPMISVTTFDDESSDCKWDWPEQWMGAANETTWLVLLACIPLAIMTGLYSRVVYSLWFKRNDDQELAYRQKGVLKVRKRVTLSVITVSAIFGICWITGLLIYVLSYYDIYIFGDASYAISDTLFMFNSAVNPLVYSLLNERFKRKIKTMFCSKCTSRVHTSSESASIELPNNPSRTNNTAAGYID, encoded by the exons ATGTCTGACGTTGCCGTGACAATCATTCTCACCTTACTCATCATCGCGGACATCATTGGTAACTGTCTGGTTTGTTTTGTCATAAAGACAAACCAAGATATGAG AACTCCCATCAATTACCTGCTTGTAAACCTGGCCATATCAGACATTACGTTCGCAGTATTTGTGGCACCAaaccatattttgaaaaaactctTCATCCATCCAGACGGAGCAATTGGTTCAAATATGTGCAAATTTCTAACGAGTGGAAACATGGCCTGGGTGGGTGCAGCTTCATCGTCTGTGACCTTGGTTGTAATAGCAGTTGAACGTTATTACACTGTAATGTGTCCTATAGGTAACACAAGAAAACTAAACAAGCGTACAGTAAAG ATAATCATTTGTGGATGTTGGATCTTTGCACTGGCTTTAAACTCGCCAATGATCTCAGTGACGACATTCGATGACGAAAGTAGCGACTGCAAGTGGGATTGGCCTGAACAGTGGATGGGTGCGGCAAATGAGACCACGTGGCTTGTACTGTTGGCCTGTATTCCTTTAGCGATAATGACAGGATTATACTCAAGAGTTGTGTACAGTTTATGGTTTAAACGAAATGATGACCAGGAACTCGCCTATCGTCAGAAG GGGGTCCTTAAGGTTAGGAAACGAGTCACTTTGAGTGTGATCACTGTCAGTGCCATATTTGGAATCTGTTGGATTACTGGCCTTCTTATTTACGTCCTGAGTTACTACGACATCTACATATTTGGGGACGCTTCTTACGCCATTTCAGACACTCTGTTCATGTTTAATTCAGCAGTAAATCCTCTTGTTTATTCTCTGCTGAATGAGCGTTTCAAGAGGAAGATCAAGACCATGTTTTGCAGTAAATGTACATCCAGGGTTCATACCTCGAGTGAAAGTGCAAGTATAGAACTACCTAACAACCCGTCCCGTACCAACAACACTGCCGCTGGATATATCGATTAA